Below is a window of Bacteroidales bacterium DNA.
TGTGTATTTTGGTTTAAAGTTAGTTTTGTTTTTCAATTAATCTCTTGCGCTTCGTTCCGCTACGCTCCACTTCAGCGCAAGAGATTATCCCTTTAATTCCTGTTTACACAATCTTCTTTATACTACCGGTATTGTTTGATTATGGAATCCCGATCTTTTTAAGCGTTTGGGTTTTTCTAAATGAGAAGTTATGGTTCACAATTAAGCTATCGAAAAATGCGGTAGATACCGATTCGCTAACAAGTTACTCAATTTATTTTGCCAACTCATAAATTGAGATGAGATTGTTAGTCGATCGGCATTATTCGCTTCGTTCATGAGATCGTTCACTTTGCTCTCTTAGTTTACCAAACAAATTAACATTAAGGTAAGGTTTAATTGATTTTTTAAAATAAAAAAAGCCGATAAAAATCGGCTTAATAAGGAATTGTAGGTAATTCTATAAGAATTCTTTTTTAATATCAGATACCCATTTTTGAATCCGTTCAAGTGATTTTTCAGGTTCAAATTCCTCATCAATAGGTAATCCAATAAATTTGCCATCTATTACCGCTTCAGATTCAATAAAATCATATCCATCAGTACTACATTGTCCCACAATAATGGCATTTTTGGATAGTATATTTTTTGCAATAGATCCCATTGCATTAACAAAATGTCGAGCATAACTAACATGATTTCCTAATCCAAAAATTGCAAAGACCCTTCCTTTGTAAGAAATTTTGTCGAGTTCGGGTCTGAATAAATCCCAGTCGGATTGAGATTTATCTGAATCCCAAGTTTCGCCGCCAACTGTTGAGCACCCAAAAATAATATTATCATACCTATTCAAATCAGCTGCTTTAGCATCTTTTATAAGATTAAGATCCGCATTCTCGATTCCAAATTCCCTCTGTATGAGTTTTGCTATTTTTTCGGTTGAGCCTCCAGCTGGGCCAAAGAATATACCTACTTTCTTCATATTATATCTGTTTAACAGTTTCGTTTACTTACTAAATAACTCAAGTTGCTAGATACTAATTGCTGATTTCTGGTTTTTTATTTGATGTTTTAATTGATACAAAATTTAACTTTTTCAATTAAATACAAACAGAACAAAAAACGGTAAGTCATAAAACTAGTAACTTGTAACTAGTAACTAGCAACTAAGGTTAAATAGATATAACAGAAAAGTCTAATTATTGTTTAGCTCCCATCTGACTTGCCACAGCAAGTAGTACTCCCAGAACTACACCAAGAATTGCAGCAAAAAGAACCTGAAACTCCGCAGGGAGAAGGAATGTAATTGTATGAGCTGGTATCCAAAAAAAGGGAATGGTTTTTTTAAAAACAAAATTCCACTGAACTTTCCAGTTAAGATTTGTGATAATCTCCCCAAATTTTATTGGTCTAAAAAAACCAGAGAGTGTTCCACCATTATTTATAATATGGGTATCGGTAATTTTATGAAAGGTCATCATTATTGGAGCGTAAATAATATTCATTGTTGCGCTTATGGAAAAAGCAACTAGAATCTTTAATACACTCATGGGAGATTGCATGGCGGTTGCAGCCTCTTTTACACCCAGATAAGAAAGAAATGCAGGTGTACCAACAGCAAAAACAACAAAAGCAAGTTTAATGGTTAAACCCAATATGCCCCAAACAATTGCTCGGGGTATTAATCCAAAACCTTTGTGATTGTAATTTCCAGTTCTAATTCTCAATCCTATTGCCTCGCCAAAGGTTGCCAGTAAAGCAAATTTGATAAAACTGGTTACCATTCCATGATTGGCATTAAAATTATTATAAAAACTGTAAATATCCTTTGAAATAAAAAATGGCAGGAAAAAAAGGATACATGCTCCAATTACAATCAAATCTACTCGTTTCATTGTTAATTATTTTTAACTATTAATGCAAATTAAGGGTTAAATAAAACAGTTAACACAATCAATAACTCCGCCTTTTAAGGCGTAGTCAAAGGGAAAAGGGTATTGGGCTTTAGCCCAACATCGATTAGATTACTAATGACAGAATTAAATGAACTCAACATTTTAGCAGATTACTTAAAAAGGTATAAACAAAATAGAGGGCTAAAGCCCATAAAATTTAATGATTACAGTCTTCGCCTTAAAAGGCGAGTTATTGATTCAACCTTTAATTCGCATTATCAACAGAACAGTAGTTATACCCTACAAAAAACAATACTCTTTAAAAGGATTATGTCCACTGGGTTAATGCTTTCCAAAAAACTTATCAAACCCTTTTCCTAATTCATCAGATATTTTATCCCATTTTGCTGCAATAGCAATAAGCAGGACTAGTATTGCTCCAAGAAATACTTTCTCTTTTGGGGTTAAACTTTTCCAGCTATCTTTTAGTGACATACTTATTAATTGTTAGTTGACAGTTAGATTAATAAACAAAGGCACACAAACTCTTTTCAACTCAATAACTTACTAGCTAAATAACTTATTGACTTTTTACTAAATTTCTTTCTCAACCCTAATCCTAGCATCTACAGCAACAACTTTATCTCTTTTTCCGAGTAAAGGATTAATATCCATCTCAAAAATCTCAGGGGCTGCGGTTACCAATGCAGAAACTCTATTTACCATCTCAGCAAATTGTTCCTCATCAACAGGTTCTTGCCCTCGAACACCTTTTAGTGTCTTGTATCCTTTTAATCGTTGGATCATATCCTTTGCCTCACTTATTGATAAAGGAGCAATTCCAGCATTAACGTCTTTTAGAACCTCAATGAAAATTCCACCAAGTCCGCAAAGAACCATATGACCAAATTTATCCTCACGTTTTGCGCCAATAAACAGTTCAACGCCCGATAGCATAGGTTGAATAAGTATAGCGGTTGTATCTTTAATCTTAATCATTCTATCGAATTCACGAGCAACAGCATCGATATCCTTAATGTTAAGTACAACACCCCCAACATCCGATTTATGAACAGGCCCAACAACCTTCATTACAACGGGAAATCCTAGTTTTTTTGCCGAATCAATTGCATCTGCTTGAGTTTTCACCTCAGCTTCCCCAGCCCTATTAATTCTTGCAGCATCAAGCAATGATTGTAACTCACTTGGATTCAAGTAGCCATTTTGAGCATTATCAATTACTTCACGAATCTTTTTAACATCAATAGTAGGCAAATCAACTGATTCAGAAACAGGTTTTGGAGTGTGATATATTTTTGATAATGCATTACCTAGTACAACCTCATCGGGGAAATTGATGCGACCCTTTGCTATAAAATGGTCAATTTCGCTCTTTACATTAATAATTGATGGAAGCACAGGAAATATCGGTTTACGGCATTGGCGCATTTTCTGATCAAGCAAATCGTAAACATCGTAAACAGGGAATAGCCCAGGGCTGCCAAAGATTACGACCATTGCATCAATGTTAGGAAAATCATTTTCACAAGCATCGATGATATGACCCAACTGCTCCGCTGTTCCTGTGGCAAGAAAATCGATTGGGTTTGCTACCGATGAACCCGCATAGAGTTTCTCAAGCAATGCTTTGGCTTTTGGCCCTTCGATGGTAGGAACTTCGAGACCGTTATTTGATAATGAATCCGTTAGCATAACAGCAGGACCACCAGCATGCGTAATTATTGCAATATTCTTACCCTTTAACTCCGGATGCATGAATACCGATGCAACCGAAGTAAGCTCCTCGCGACCGCTACAACGAACAATACCGGCTTTACGGAATAGTGCATCAACAGCCACATCGCTACTTGCCAATGCTCCTGTGTGCGAACTTGCTGCACGGCTACCCGCAGCTGAACCTCCTGCTTTTATTGCAGCAATTCTACAACCCTTTCTAATCAGTGATGATGCGTGTTTAAGTATTAAGTCGGGTTTATTAATGCTCTCTACATAAAGGAGTTTT
It encodes the following:
- a CDS encoding flavodoxin, coding for MKKVGIFFGPAGGSTEKIAKLIQREFGIENADLNLIKDAKAADLNRYDNIIFGCSTVGGETWDSDKSQSDWDLFRPELDKISYKGRVFAIFGLGNHVSYARHFVNAMGSIAKNILSKNAIIVGQCSTDGYDFIESEAVIDGKFIGLPIDEEFEPEKSLERIQKWVSDIKKEFL
- a CDS encoding acetate--CoA ligase family protein, whose product is MINQQLLNPKSIVVVGASEDTQKPGGKVLKNLIDNNYKGQLYVVNPKADSVQGIKSYRDVKDLPQVDLAILAIAAKYCPETVDILTKQKQTKAFIILSAGFHEESEEGAKLEHQIVETINSVGGSLIGPNCIGVLNPNYTGVFTTPIPKLDPKGVDFISGSGATAVFIMEAGMPKGLTFASVYSVGNSAQMGVEEILKYLDESFDPETSSKVKLLYVESINKPDLILKHASSLIRKGCRIAAIKAGGSAAGSRAASSHTGALASSDVAVDALFRKAGIVRCSGREELTSVASVFMHPELKGKNIAIITHAGGPAVMLTDSLSNNGLEVPTIEGPKAKALLEKLYAGSSVANPIDFLATGTAEQLGHIIDACENDFPNIDAMVVIFGSPGLFPVYDVYDLLDQKMRQCRKPIFPVLPSIINVKSEIDHFIAKGRINFPDEVVLGNALSKIYHTPKPVSESVDLPTIDVKKIREVIDNAQNGYLNPSELQSLLDAARINRAGEAEVKTQADAIDSAKKLGFPVVMKVVGPVHKSDVGGVVLNIKDIDAVAREFDRMIKIKDTTAILIQPMLSGVELFIGAKREDKFGHMVLCGLGGIFIEVLKDVNAGIAPLSISEAKDMIQRLKGYKTLKGVRGQEPVDEEQFAEMVNRVSALVTAAPEIFEMDINPLLGKRDKVVAVDARIRVEKEI